The genomic segment CTATATTAGGATGATCTAACAATGTGATACGATGCTATGACCAGTGGTAAACAGCACCTAATTCGACCCAATTCAATTAATCGTTCTTCGAAATAAATTCCCACTGGACACTAGGATGGGATACTTACTTATGTGAACTAGCAAAGGTTCGCCGAATCCTCCAGATTGTGAGGACAGATTACTTCCCTTTTTATATACTGTAGACTCGGCGATTCTCTGAAACTGCCCTAGCAAAAATTCGccgaaattttttttaaatcCATTTGTTTTTTTCAGTGGTCTTTCCCGAACAGGAGATATTGCCCGTATCGTCTAAGATTAGGCGATGCGTAACAATAACCCTCAATTTGCTTCTTGAGCAGAGTGAATCAGCATGAGGCAGGAGGAGTACGTAGTGGTATATCCAGCAGAGCTGGGGGTGATTGGTAAGTACGTAGTATCTATTGTTAAGAGGAATTCTAAGAGAAACTCTATGAGAAGCCCTATGAGAAAAGCATTAATCAATTACAGTTCATCTGTATTATTTGCCCTTGTTTCGTAATGCTCCGTTGCTCGATCGCATGTTATAATGATACTTTAAGCTCCTTTTTCTCATTCACATGCGTTTTGATTGTTGACGCACCATGAGCGGTGTTTTCTAACAAAATAATTTCGGCGAAATTTCGGCGAAATTTCGCTGCGCCATCTTTTGGAGGGTGAGTTGTATGTAGTTAAAATTCGCCGAACTTGGAAAGAATGGGGGGAGGGGCCTTGGACCGATAAAATACATTTTCAAAGTTCATCATGTGGGAAGATTCGGTCCATAGCTTGGTCGACGACTTGCTCAAGGGATTTTGTATTTGCTGAAAGTAGATCCAAAGATGCCGAAGTAGCTGAAGTAGgagtagtagtagtagcgCTAGTAGTAGCAGTGGCTACAGTATCCATTGTTGGTGACAAAGGCATTGAGCTCTGTTTCCTTACCAGTCCAATGGATATCAGTatggttttgaaaaaacgGAATAGAACCCATAGTACCAATTTACATGGTAATTTAAAGATACGCCTCCATAGAACCCATGTAATGCAGAGACATAGAAATCCCAGTGATAGGTAAAcatctcttttttcttggcGAGAtgccttttccaaatgtttCACGAGTTGAGAAGTTTTGTCAAAAACAAATCCTAATTGAGAATATTTATCATTCATTTGTGATAGTGAGCTGGTCTGTTGCTTCAATTCGTCTAAATTCAGGTCACTCTGCAATACACCAGCTTGTAGAATTTGATTACCTCTAATCAAATTGGCACTAACTTGTTTGGTCTTGCTTAGTACTTGATCGCTTGTGTTGGCTGGTTTTGTTGTAGCCGTTGTTGCTTTTTGGTTAGCgggttgttgttgttgctgttgttcttcCCATTCTAGTGCATTACGTTCAATTGCTTCATCCCTTTTGGAATCCACCTGTGCTAGTGCGTCCTGGTGTGCTTTCCTGATAAACTCCTTTAGTTTCGTTTTATACTCTGTGAGCCAATCGGTGAAATTTACCAACTGTACTATTTCTTCTAGAACTGTTTCGTACTGATCGGGTTCTTGATTGACCACTTGGAGGCTCATTCCATGGCTTGTTTTTGTCCAATACAACTTTAAAAGCCTCTTCTCGTGGTTAAGACATACTACAGCGGCTTTGAGTAGCGACTCGAATTCGATTATCATCTCTGATACTTTTGTATGTTTCTCATCAGCACAGCTCAATCCTATCTCCCTCAATTCTTGCATCATGGCGGTCTGTAACGACCTCAAATCTTGTGCATATACCAGAACCATGACCAATTGGTTATACTTGTACTTGAAGCTTGATCTATTCTTTTCGATATCGCACGTTGGTTTGGAGATTCAACCAAATGAACTGTTAATACCTACctatttcaaataataTTTTCGTCCATGGTGATATTATTgagaaaataaaaaggGCGAAAAGCTGAGCGGCTAAATGTTATTTCTTTGTTGAACAACCCGTTGGTTTTAGGAACCCAAAGCAAGAAACAAGttcctttttcttccaCCTAGAATATGTCTGATTCTGAAGTCAAACCTGAGTTTTCGAGTCTCCTGTTAGTTTCCAGTGCACGGTCTACTACATTGCCAATTAAGGCGCCAACACCAGTTTTCCCGCCGAGCCAATTTGTCGATACTATAAGGGATAGAAGGGTGGCATTATGTCCCAGTAGCTGTTTTCTATTATACAGCTTAAACTCTGCTAAACTGACTTTTGACACCAGCCAAACAAGTGAAGTACCATTCGAATTGTTTAAAGAATGTTATCATAAGAACAAGTCAAGATTTGATCTCAGCAAGTATTTTGAAGTTGATAAGATGGACGTACCTTTAGATCAAGAGCTTACTTTTGAAGGTACCACCATCAGCGAAACTTCTAAGGAAGAGGTATCTGTCTTGCCGCTGATCCTGAAATATCATAGGACTACAGCAAATTTAAACACTGAAAAACACCTAATGGCACATCTGACCAAATTGAAAGCCTTGTTTAAAAGGTTTGTTGATCGAAAAGTGTCTAACCTTTATATCAATTGGCTCAAGCTGATAGAATCATACGTGGAACTCGTGTTTCGAGACCTGCTAGTTAAGTGGTGTCAGTGGTTACATACGGTAAGGGCAATGGGTCATCGTCGTAGCGTGCAAACTGTGCTACGCATGTGGTTAAATCGTCTTTGTAAACAGTTTTGGTCCAGGTACtttgtatttgaaaatgggCAGAAAAATTCGGTAAACGACATGGGACGTCGTTTGATTCGGTTTGCACAGGCAAGTGAATGGAACTTAGATGGTACAAGTGCAAGCTATGGAGTTTGGATAGATTCCAAAAATGGTATAATTCTTTTTGCAAGTGGGTTAGTCTTTGAGCAAGTACAGGTTTGTCCCATGTATGGAACGTGTATTGACCAAATTGCACCAGAGGCAATTACTACGAAGTTGCTATTTTATGTAAACGTAGCAATTATTGAGTGTTTTGTGAATGAAATATCATGATAAGAAGGCAAACCATAATAATTAAAGGAGAACGAATAAAAATGCACTTGCTCATCGTACTTTGTTCTGATTTTTTTGTTCGTTGCTAGCGCCACACGATAAGTTCCTTCGTATTTTTACTTCGCGGCGCAGGATGAATTACTAGAAcatttaaaaaaaagaagggaCTTACATGTTGAATTCTTACTTCTCTACCTCTCATCGCTGTACAATACTCCAAAACTATTGAACTAGTCATGGCTCTCAATCCCAAAACTCGACCAATTGAATTCGGTGGACCCGCTGGTGTGTTGGGTCTGGCATTAGGTTTACCCATTTTCACTGTCTTTCTGAACCAAATGGTTAGGCCGGACTACTACATTCGGGGGTTCTTCTgcaattttgattttgcACAGTTGTGGAACGGTATTAAACCTTGGCATTATTATTTGACACGCTATGATCTTTGGACTTATTACACAGTTTGGTTTGTTTCGCTGGCAGTAATGAGTGTGATTTTACCAGGAAAACACATGCAAGGATTACCATTAAGGGATGGTACTAAGTTGCCCTACAAGATTAATGGAATTGCCATAAGTAGTGCATTGGCTTTGGTTCTCTCTGCCCGTTGGACTCTTACAGGGGGTCAAATGCCTGAAttgcaatttctttatGACAATCATACAGATATATGCATTATCACAATCCTATTTTCGTTGGTTCTTTCCATCTTGTGCTATTTAGCAAGTTTTGTACCTCTGTTACGTGGGAATAATGGTGTGGGTACTAGGGAGAGAATATTGGCTGCCCCAGGTCATACAGGAAATTGTATTTATGATTGGTTTTTGGGCAGAGAATTAAACCCCAGATTGGGACCCTTAGATGTGAAATTATTCTGTGAACTACGTCCAGGAATGCTTCTCTGGCTCTTAATTAATCTATCGTGCTTACATCATGTTTATTTGCAAACTGGTCAATTCAACAACTCATTGATACTGGTGAACTTTTTGCAAGGTTTATATATCCTAGATGGGGTTCTTAATGAGGAAGGGGTGTTAAGCATGATGGATATCGCCACAGATGGGTTTGGATTCATGTTAGCATTTGGCGATTTGACACTAGTACCTTTCACCTATTCGTTACAATGTCGTTACTTAAGCGTTTCTCCCCTGGTGTTTTCCCCATATCACATTGCTGCCATCATTGCTGTCATGACTCTTGGTTTCTACATCTTCAAGGCATCTAAC from the Zygosaccharomyces rouxii strain CBS732 chromosome B complete sequence genome contains:
- the ERG24 gene encoding delta(14)-sterol reductase (similar to uniprot|P32462 Saccharomyces cerevisiae YNL280C ERG24 C-14 sterol reductase acts in ergosterol biosynthesis mutants accumulate the abnormal sterol ignosterol (ergosta-8 14 dienol) and are viable under anaerobic growth conditions but inviable on rich medium under aerobic conditions), whose translation is MALNPKTRPIEFGGPAGVLGLALGLPIFTVFLNQMVRPDYYIRGFFCNFDFAQLWNGIKPWHYYLTRYDLWTYYTVWFVSLAVMSVILPGKHMQGLPLRDGTKLPYKINGIAISSALALVLSARWTLTGGQMPELQFLYDNHTDICIITILFSLVLSILCYLASFVPLLRGNNGVGTRERILAAPGHTGNCIYDWFLGRELNPRLGPLDVKLFCELRPGMLLWLLINLSCLHHVYLQTGQFNNSLILVNFLQGLYILDGVLNEEGVLSMMDIATDGFGFMLAFGDLTLVPFTYSLQCRYLSVSPLVFSPYHIAAIIAVMTLGFYIFKASNHEKAMFRAGKLPHLKSIKTATGTSLLCDSWWSLSQHTNYFGDWLVSLSWCLATGFQTPLTYYYSAYFATLLLHRQQRDSHKCRSKYGASWQEYESKVPYKIVPYVY
- the NDJ1 gene encoding Ndj1p (weakly similar to uniprot|Q12366 Saccharomyces cerevisiae YOL104C NDJ1 Meiosis-specific telomere protein required for bouquet formation effective homolog pairing ordered cross-over distributio (interference) sister chromatid cohesion at meiotic telomeres and segregation of small chromosomes); this encodes MSDSEVKPEFSSLLLVSSARSTTLPIKAPTPVFPPSQFVDTIRDRRVALCPSSCFLLYSLNSAKLTFDTSQTSEVPFELFKECYHKNKSRFDLSKYFEVDKMDVPLDQELTFEGTTISETSKEEVSVLPLILKYHRTTANLNTEKHLMAHLTKLKALFKRFVDRKVSNLYINWLKLIESYVELVFRDLLVKWCQWLHTVRAMGHRRSVQTVLRMWLNRLCKQFWSRYFVFENGQKNSVNDMGRRLIRFAQASEWNLDGTSASYGVWIDSKNGIILFASGLVFEQVQVCPMYGTCIDQIAPEAITTKLLFYVNVAIIECFVNEIS
- the SEC20 gene encoding Sec20p (similar to uniprot|P28791 Saccharomyces cerevisiae YDR498C SEC20 Membrane glycoprotein v-SNARE involved in retrograde transport from the Golgi to the ER required for N- and O-glycosylation in the Golgi but not in the ER forms a complex with the cytosolic Tip20p); protein product: MVLVYAQDLRSLQTAMMQELREIGLSCADEKHTKVSEMIIEFESLLKAAVVCLNHEKRLLKLYWTKTSHGMSLQVVNQEPDQYETVLEEIVQLVNFTDWLTEYKTKLKEFIRKAHQDALAQVDSKRDEAIERNALEWEEQQQQQQPANQKATTATTKPANTSDQVLSKTKQVSANLIRGNQILQAGVLQSDLNLDELKQQTSSLSQMNDKYSQLGFVFDKTSQLVKHLEKASRQEKRDVYLSLGFLCLCITWVLWRRIFKLPCKLVLWVLFRFFKTILISIGLVRKQSSMPLSPTMDTVATATTSATTTTPTSATSASLDLLSANTKSLEQVVDQAMDRIFPHDEL